Proteins encoded in a region of the Puniceibacterium sp. IMCC21224 genome:
- a CDS encoding ABC transporter permease has product MTRTVLSALLSHWRRHPVQLVTLLLGLALATALWSGVQAINAEARNSYSRAASTLGQEQPDWLEGPVTLDAYIALRRAGWLVSPVVEGELQVAGVNLRLLGVDPLTAPPQPGMAALAAGDSALADFIGGKGRLLVAPETAKALTDAALPPRLIAADVPVGTAVTDIAVALRLLGTDQISRLLLAGDQPMGVAPLAQVTSLRRVTPPDGTDLAQLTDSFHLNLTAFGLLSFAVGLFIVQSAIGLAFEQRRPTFRTLRALGVDMRRLMLLLAVELLILAVVAGGIGVALGYGIAATLLPGVAGTLRGLYGAEVSGTLGFDPLWAVSALAITLLGTAAAGAQALWRVARMPLLAPAQPRAWARASVRVLRAQGGGAALLLLCSLALAVWGDGLTAGFACIAALLIGAALALPALLIAALDLAAGRMRGPLGEWLFADARQQVPALSLALMALLLALAANIGVGTMVGSFRATFVGWLDQRLASELYVTARDDAQSRAIRDWLIPRADAVLPVWSIQAQVRGAPTEIYGVANHTTYRDNWPLLSALPDVWNRLAAGDGVLINEQLFRREALTLGDTLELATGWAPQVLGVYSDYGNPRGQLIAGTDMLAKRYPAAPQLRWAVRVAQEQTTPLANALRDRFDLPALNVVDQATIKRRSIEVFDQTFLVSGALNVLTLGVAGFAMLTSLLTLSALRLPQLAPVWALGLPPRRLAGFEVARTALLALFTFLLAVPVGLALAWVLLAIVNVQAFGWRLPMTIFPGDWLRLGLLALIAALLASAWPVVRLMRLPPSQLLRVFAHDR; this is encoded by the coding sequence ATGACGCGCACCGTGCTCAGCGCGCTGTTGTCCCACTGGCGGCGGCATCCGGTGCAATTGGTAACGCTGCTGCTGGGTCTCGCGCTGGCCACCGCGCTGTGGTCAGGCGTGCAGGCGATCAACGCCGAAGCCCGAAACAGCTATAGCCGCGCGGCCTCGACTCTTGGGCAGGAACAGCCCGACTGGCTGGAGGGGCCGGTGACACTGGACGCCTATATCGCGCTGCGGCGGGCCGGATGGTTGGTATCGCCGGTGGTTGAGGGTGAATTGCAGGTCGCCGGTGTCAACCTGAGGCTGCTGGGTGTCGATCCGCTGACCGCGCCACCTCAGCCGGGGATGGCTGCGCTGGCTGCAGGCGACAGCGCGCTGGCGGATTTCATCGGCGGCAAAGGCCGGCTGCTGGTCGCGCCAGAAACCGCGAAGGCGCTGACTGACGCGGCCCTGCCGCCGCGCCTCATCGCGGCGGACGTGCCTGTGGGCACGGCGGTGACGGACATTGCCGTCGCCCTGCGGCTGCTGGGCACCGATCAAATCAGCCGTCTCTTGTTGGCCGGTGATCAGCCCATGGGGGTGGCGCCACTGGCGCAGGTCACGTCCCTGCGCCGCGTCACGCCGCCAGACGGCACTGACCTCGCGCAACTGACCGACAGCTTTCACCTCAACCTGACCGCCTTTGGCCTGCTGTCTTTTGCGGTTGGTCTGTTCATCGTGCAATCCGCCATCGGGCTCGCGTTTGAGCAGCGCCGCCCGACCTTTCGCACTCTGCGCGCTTTGGGCGTCGACATGCGTCGGTTGATGCTGCTGCTGGCGGTCGAATTACTGATCCTCGCCGTTGTCGCCGGTGGGATCGGGGTTGCCCTGGGGTATGGCATCGCGGCGACACTGCTGCCCGGTGTCGCGGGCACCCTGCGCGGGTTATACGGTGCCGAAGTGTCGGGAACGCTGGGGTTCGATCCACTTTGGGCGGTGTCTGCGCTGGCGATCACGTTGCTGGGCACGGCAGCAGCAGGGGCGCAGGCGCTGTGGCGGGTGGCACGGATGCCGCTGCTGGCACCGGCGCAGCCGCGCGCATGGGCACGCGCTTCGGTCCGGGTGCTGCGGGCGCAGGGGGGCGGCGCCGCGCTGCTACTGCTATGCAGCCTGGCCCTTGCGGTCTGGGGCGACGGGCTGACCGCCGGGTTTGCCTGTATTGCGGCGTTGCTGATCGGCGCGGCGCTGGCGCTGCCCGCGTTGCTGATTGCCGCGCTGGATCTGGCGGCGGGACGGATGCGCGGACCATTGGGCGAATGGCTGTTTGCCGATGCGCGCCAGCAGGTGCCCGCCCTGTCGCTGGCGTTGATGGCCTTGCTGCTGGCGTTGGCCGCAAATATCGGTGTCGGTACGATGGTGGGATCGTTCCGCGCCACCTTTGTCGGGTGGCTCGATCAGCGGCTGGCGTCCGAACTTTATGTCACCGCCCGCGACGACGCTCAGTCCCGCGCAATCCGTGACTGGTTGATACCGCGCGCCGATGCCGTGCTGCCGGTCTGGTCGATCCAGGCACAGGTGCGCGGCGCCCCGACCGAAATCTACGGCGTTGCCAACCACACGACCTATCGGGACAACTGGCCGTTACTGAGCGCACTGCCAGACGTCTGGAACAGGCTCGCCGCAGGCGACGGCGTACTGATCAATGAGCAGTTGTTCCGCCGCGAAGCGCTGACGCTTGGCGACACTTTAGAGTTGGCTACTGGCTGGGCGCCACAGGTGCTGGGCGTCTATTCAGACTACGGCAATCCGCGCGGCCAGCTGATCGCGGGCACCGATATGCTGGCCAAGCGTTATCCCGCAGCGCCACAGCTGCGCTGGGCCGTGCGCGTAGCGCAGGAACAGACCACGCCGCTGGCCAACGCGCTGCGCGACCGCTTTGACCTGCCCGCGCTGAACGTGGTCGATCAGGCAACCATCAAACGTCGTTCGATCGAGGTGTTCGACCAGACATTCCTTGTCAGTGGTGCGCTGAATGTACTGACGCTGGGCGTTGCTGGGTTTGCCATGCTGACCAGCCTGCTGACGCTGTCAGCACTGCGGCTGCCACAGCTTGCGCCGGTCTGGGCGCTGGGGTTGCCGCCGCGACGATTGGCCGGGTTCGAAGTGGCGCGCACGGCGCTGCTGGCGCTGTTCACCTTTCTGCTTGCCGTGCCGGTGGGACTGGCGCTGGCTTGGGTGCTACTGGCGATTGTCAACGTGCAGGCGTTTGGCTGGCGGCTGCCGATGACAATCTTTCCCGGCGACTGGCTACGGCTAGGCCTTCTGGCGCTGATTGCGGCATTGCTGGCCAGCGCCTGGCCGGTGGTGCGGCTGATGCGCCTGCCACCGTCGCAGCTGTTGCGGGTGTTTGCGCATGATCGGTAA
- a CDS encoding ABC transporter ATP-binding protein → MLLTASDLTRSYPTSEGPLQVLRGVSLSLDRGQSVALTGESGSGKSTLLHLLGCLDAPDGGALLMDGTPLHGLTEAGRAAVRRQRMGMVFQQLNLIPSLTVGQNLTFQARLCGRLDSTWQDELTGRLGLATLLARYPEQLSGGQQQRVAIGRAIAHRPDLVLADEPTGNLDEETADTVLTLLLDLVQRSGAGLLMVTHSPRLAAKLDRALHLRDGRLA, encoded by the coding sequence ATGTTGCTGACCGCCTCTGATCTGACCCGCAGCTATCCCACCAGCGAAGGCCCGTTGCAGGTGCTGCGCGGGGTGTCACTGAGCCTTGACCGCGGCCAGAGCGTGGCACTGACCGGCGAAAGCGGCTCCGGCAAAAGCACGCTGCTGCACCTGCTCGGCTGCCTGGATGCGCCCGACGGTGGCGCGCTGCTGATGGACGGCACTCCCCTGCATGGCTTGACCGAGGCGGGGCGGGCAGCGGTGCGTCGTCAGCGGATGGGCATGGTGTTTCAACAGCTCAACCTGATCCCGTCGCTGACTGTGGGCCAGAACCTGACCTTTCAGGCGCGTCTGTGCGGGCGGTTGGATTCGACGTGGCAGGACGAACTGACCGGCAGGCTGGGTCTGGCGACCCTGCTGGCGCGCTACCCCGAGCAGCTATCGGGCGGCCAGCAGCAGCGCGTCGCGATCGGGCGGGCGATCGCACATCGTCCCGATCTGGTGCTGGCGGACGAACCAACCGGCAATCTGGACGAAGAGACCGCCGATACCGTGCTGACACTGCTGTTGGATCTGGTGCAGCGCTCCGGTGCGGGGCTGCTGATGGTTACACACAGCCCGCGTCTGGCGGCAAAGCTGGACCGGGCGCTGCATCTGCGCGACGGACGACTGGCATGA
- a CDS encoding ROK family transcriptional regulator, with the protein MDHGKHNQIAGGINQSGVRAHNERLLLSTLQRHGPMPGSELAKVAGLSAQTVSVILRSLEAEGFLERGQPLRGKVGKPSIPMTLAPNGAISFGLKLGRRSADLVLMGFHGQIMGEMQITYDYPMPEDVFEFLDRGIAEMSARLTAAQRDRICGIGIAAPHEMWNWLAAIGAPADKFEAWKRIDFNREVARFSTHPVFVENDATAACRAEHTFGKGLPARDYAYFFVGSFIGGGVVLNHMVVDGNQGNAGSFGSLRSIGTDGTDKQLIDTASLYLLDADLRRNGIETSGLWQQPQNWSNIATHVDRWIDTAAPAIASAIISVCAVIDFEAVVIDGGFPADVRMRLVAQVAQHLPGLDSRGIKLPRVEEGSVGGNARAIGAACTPVFAQFFLNTNREVYCPV; encoded by the coding sequence ATGGATCATGGCAAGCACAATCAAATTGCCGGCGGCATCAACCAGAGCGGTGTGCGTGCCCATAACGAGCGGCTGCTTTTATCAACGCTCCAGCGTCACGGCCCGATGCCGGGAAGCGAGCTTGCCAAGGTGGCAGGACTGTCGGCGCAGACCGTATCGGTGATCCTGCGCAGCCTCGAGGCCGAAGGATTTCTGGAGCGTGGTCAACCATTGCGTGGCAAGGTCGGCAAACCCTCGATCCCGATGACCCTTGCGCCAAACGGCGCGATCTCATTTGGACTCAAGCTGGGGCGGCGCAGTGCCGACCTTGTCTTGATGGGGTTTCACGGCCAGATCATGGGCGAAATGCAGATCACCTATGACTATCCAATGCCAGAGGACGTGTTCGAATTTCTGGATCGGGGCATCGCCGAAATGTCGGCGCGGCTGACGGCGGCCCAGCGGGATCGGATTTGCGGAATTGGCATCGCCGCGCCACACGAAATGTGGAACTGGCTCGCTGCCATTGGCGCCCCGGCAGACAAGTTCGAGGCCTGGAAACGGATCGACTTCAACCGCGAAGTCGCGCGCTTCAGCACGCACCCGGTGTTTGTCGAGAATGACGCCACCGCCGCTTGCCGGGCCGAGCATACCTTTGGCAAGGGCCTCCCTGCGCGAGACTACGCCTATTTCTTTGTCGGATCGTTCATCGGCGGCGGCGTGGTGCTGAATCATATGGTGGTCGACGGCAATCAGGGCAATGCCGGCAGCTTTGGGTCGTTGCGCAGCATCGGAACCGACGGCACCGACAAACAACTGATCGACACCGCATCGCTGTACCTGCTTGATGCCGATCTGCGCCGCAATGGCATCGAGACCTCGGGGCTATGGCAACAGCCGCAGAACTGGTCGAACATCGCAACCCACGTGGACCGTTGGATCGACACCGCCGCACCCGCCATCGCGTCAGCGATCATTTCAGTCTGCGCGGTGATCGACTTTGAAGCGGTGGTGATCGACGGTGGGTTTCCGGCGGATGTGCGCATGCGACTGGTCGCACAGGTGGCGCAGCATCTGCCTGGGCTGGACAGCCGCGGGATCAAACTGCCCCGCGTCGAAGAAGGGTCGGTTGGTGGCAATGCACGCGCCATCGGTGCGGCCTGCACCCCGGTTTTTGCCCAGTTCTTCCTTAACACCAACCGCGAGGTGTATTGCCCGGTCTGA
- a CDS encoding MarR family transcriptional regulator, whose translation MSEPLPPFDLRDFTPYLLAMSSEVASLEFSQIYRSRYAMTRPEWRVLFHLGRYGSMTAREICDRAKTHKTKVSRAVRALEEKRFLERRTVEGDRRCEMLSLRSPGQAAYRDLSSEAARFEAQLTARLGDRDALLLKSLLRKLAGFD comes from the coding sequence ATGAGTGAACCATTGCCGCCTTTTGATCTGCGTGATTTCACGCCCTATCTTCTTGCCATGTCGTCCGAGGTGGCCAGCCTCGAGTTTTCTCAGATCTATCGTTCGCGCTATGCCATGACCCGGCCGGAGTGGCGCGTGCTGTTTCACCTCGGGCGCTATGGCAGCATGACCGCCCGAGAGATCTGCGACCGCGCCAAGACCCACAAAACCAAGGTGTCGCGGGCGGTGCGCGCGCTTGAGGAGAAGCGATTTCTTGAACGCCGGACGGTTGAGGGTGACCGACGCTGCGAAATGTTGTCCCTGCGATCACCGGGGCAGGCGGCGTATCGCGATCTGTCGTCCGAGGCTGCCAGATTCGAGGCGCAACTGACAGCCAGACTGGGGGATCGCGATGCGCTGTTGCTCAAATCCCTGCTGCGCAAGCTGGCCGGGTTCGACTAA
- a CDS encoding LacI family DNA-binding transcriptional regulator, whose protein sequence is MERKTATIQDVARMAGVSTATVSRTLSKPSVVAEATRDAVLKAVQESGYRVNSTASNLRRQRTGSVIALVPNLANTFFSQILAGLSSVLTQAQYGLLLADTQAGPDPDARLAHYLTSGQADGLILFDGTLSCAPLGMPGRPPVMMACEWMGSDLPSVRVENAGGAGLAVDHLVDLGHRSIGHVLGPRGNVLTEARFDGFRAAMSRHGLRLRDDWLFAGDYSMDSGAAAARRWLQMPDRPTALFLSSDEMAVGFLGVVQHAGVSVPGDISLIGFDNIAVVEHLTPALTTIRQPRTLIGERAAELLLDMIDHGRLTGPSEVIPVELIRRKSAAPPR, encoded by the coding sequence ATGGAACGAAAAACGGCGACGATTCAGGATGTTGCCCGGATGGCAGGTGTATCGACCGCCACGGTGAGCCGGACATTGTCCAAACCATCGGTGGTGGCCGAGGCGACTCGTGACGCGGTTCTAAAGGCCGTGCAAGAGAGCGGCTACCGCGTCAATTCAACCGCTTCAAACCTGCGCCGTCAGCGCACCGGCAGCGTCATTGCGCTGGTGCCCAATCTGGCCAATACGTTCTTTTCCCAGATTCTTGCGGGTTTGTCGTCCGTCCTGACACAGGCGCAGTATGGCCTGCTGCTGGCCGACACCCAGGCCGGACCGGATCCCGATGCACGGCTGGCGCATTATCTGACCTCTGGACAGGCGGATGGGCTTATTCTGTTCGATGGCACGTTGTCCTGTGCCCCGCTCGGGATGCCGGGGCGTCCTCCGGTGATGATGGCCTGCGAATGGATGGGGTCGGATCTGCCGTCGGTCCGGGTCGAAAATGCGGGCGGTGCCGGGCTGGCCGTGGATCATCTGGTAGACCTTGGCCACCGCAGTATCGGCCATGTCCTGGGCCCCCGTGGCAACGTGCTGACCGAAGCGCGCTTTGACGGATTTCGCGCCGCAATGTCCCGACACGGGCTTAGATTGCGTGACGACTGGTTGTTTGCCGGCGATTACAGCATGGATTCGGGGGCTGCGGCTGCGCGGCGCTGGTTACAGATGCCGGACAGGCCGACGGCGCTATTCCTGTCCTCGGACGAGATGGCGGTGGGTTTTCTGGGTGTCGTACAACATGCCGGTGTGTCAGTTCCGGGCGATATCTCTTTGATTGGGTTTGACAATATCGCGGTGGTCGAACACCTGACCCCAGCGCTTACCACGATCCGTCAACCCCGCACCCTGATCGGAGAACGCGCAGCCGAGCTGCTGTTGGACATGATCGACCATGGCCGACTGACCGGGCCGTCAGAAGTAATCCCGGTTGAGCTGATCCGACGCAAATCTGCGGCCCCGCCGCGCTGA
- a CDS encoding sugar phosphate isomerase/epimerase, with protein sequence MRTLQGPALFLAQFAGDSAPFNSWSAITKWAADCGYVGVQVPSWDKRLFDLDKAADSKTYCDDWAGEAAENGITVTELSCHLQGQLVAVHPAYDTAFDGFADPSVHANPVARQAWAVDQVKKVIRASNNLNLSAVATFSGALAWPYIYPWPQRPAGLVEAAFDELGKRWQPLLDLADENGVDLCYEIHPGEDLHDGVTFEMFLDRVNQHSRAKMLYDPSHYVLQCLDYLDNLDIYADRIGMFHVKDAEFNPTGRQGVYGGFQSWVNRAGRFRSLGDGQVDFGAVFSKLAAMDFDGWAVVEWECALKHPEDGAREGAAFVRDHIIRVTPHAFDDFASGGTDEAANRKMLGLDR encoded by the coding sequence GTGCGGACATTACAGGGCCCGGCCCTGTTCCTGGCACAATTTGCCGGGGACAGCGCGCCGTTTAATTCTTGGTCAGCTATCACCAAATGGGCGGCGGACTGCGGGTACGTCGGTGTGCAGGTTCCCAGTTGGGACAAGCGGTTGTTCGACCTGGACAAAGCCGCAGACAGCAAGACATATTGCGACGACTGGGCAGGAGAGGCCGCAGAGAACGGCATCACCGTTACCGAACTGTCGTGCCATTTGCAGGGGCAATTGGTCGCCGTGCATCCGGCCTATGACACCGCTTTTGACGGTTTTGCCGACCCATCGGTGCACGCCAATCCGGTGGCGCGTCAGGCCTGGGCGGTTGATCAAGTCAAAAAGGTCATCCGCGCGTCGAACAACCTGAACCTTTCGGCGGTCGCAACCTTTTCCGGCGCTCTGGCCTGGCCCTATATCTACCCGTGGCCGCAGCGGCCCGCCGGGCTGGTCGAAGCAGCCTTTGATGAGCTGGGCAAACGCTGGCAGCCGCTTCTGGATCTTGCCGATGAAAACGGCGTTGACCTATGTTATGAAATCCATCCGGGCGAAGATTTGCACGATGGCGTCACGTTTGAGATGTTCCTTGATCGTGTGAACCAGCATTCCCGTGCCAAGATGCTGTACGATCCCAGCCACTACGTGCTGCAATGCCTTGATTACCTTGATAACCTTGATATTTACGCTGACCGCATCGGCATGTTTCATGTCAAGGATGCCGAGTTCAATCCAACCGGGCGGCAGGGTGTCTATGGCGGCTTTCAGTCTTGGGTCAATCGGGCCGGTCGGTTCCGCAGTCTTGGCGACGGGCAGGTCGATTTCGGTGCGGTGTTTTCGAAACTTGCAGCGATGGATTTTGACGGCTGGGCCGTGGTCGAATGGGAATGTGCGCTGAAGCACCCCGAAGATGGTGCTCGCGAAGGCGCGGCCTTTGTCCGCGATCACATCATCCGCGTCACGCCACATGCCTTTGACGATTTCGCCAGTGGCGGTACGGACGAGGCGGCAAACCGTAAAATGCTGGGGCTGGATCGATGA
- a CDS encoding Gfo/Idh/MocA family protein gives MSRFADRSGPIRLGMVGGGQGAMIGSVHRVAARLDGAFTLTAGALSSTPEKAQASGREVGLSDDRIYSDYTQMAQREARLKDGIEAVAIVTPNHMHAPVAREFLKRGIHVICDKPLTATLAEAKKLKALADKSDALFVLTHNYTGYPLVREARARVAAGELGDIRVVQVEYPQDWLANAPAPDNKQAEWRTDPARSGPGGSTGDIGTHAWNLSRFVTGLQPEALAADLHSFVDGRLVDDNAHVMIRYQGGARGMLWCSQVAAGQENALHLRVFGTKAGLEWFQEDPNALYITPIGGPQTRITRGSAQTGDAAARMTRIPAGHPEGFFEAFANIYSEAATAIRARRSGVGLPEGVTFPTIDDGVEGVAFVDACVRSSKRNAAWVTL, from the coding sequence ATGAGCCGCTTTGCAGACCGCAGCGGCCCGATCCGTCTGGGTATGGTTGGCGGCGGGCAGGGGGCGATGATTGGATCGGTCCACCGTGTGGCTGCGCGGCTGGACGGTGCGTTCACACTCACGGCCGGGGCGCTGTCATCGACCCCGGAAAAGGCGCAGGCATCGGGTCGTGAGGTTGGCCTGTCCGATGACCGGATCTACAGCGATTACACCCAGATGGCGCAGCGCGAGGCGCGGCTCAAGGACGGGATCGAGGCGGTTGCCATCGTTACCCCGAACCACATGCACGCCCCGGTTGCCCGCGAATTCCTGAAACGTGGCATTCACGTGATCTGCGACAAGCCGCTGACCGCCACGCTGGCTGAGGCGAAAAAGCTCAAGGCGCTGGCCGACAAATCCGACGCGTTGTTTGTGCTGACCCACAACTACACCGGCTATCCGCTGGTGCGCGAGGCGCGTGCCCGCGTCGCAGCGGGCGAGTTGGGGGATATCCGCGTCGTGCAGGTTGAATATCCGCAGGACTGGCTGGCCAACGCCCCCGCACCGGACAACAAACAGGCGGAATGGCGCACCGATCCCGCCCGCAGCGGCCCCGGCGGGTCCACCGGCGATATTGGCACCCACGCGTGGAACCTGTCCCGCTTTGTCACCGGTTTACAACCCGAGGCGCTGGCAGCCGATTTGCACAGCTTTGTCGATGGCCGGCTGGTGGATGACAATGCCCATGTGATGATCCGCTATCAGGGCGGCGCACGCGGGATGTTGTGGTGCAGTCAGGTGGCTGCTGGTCAAGAAAACGCACTGCATCTGCGGGTGTTCGGCACCAAGGCAGGGCTGGAATGGTTCCAGGAGGATCCAAACGCGCTCTATATCACGCCGATTGGCGGGCCGCAGACGCGCATCACCCGTGGCAGCGCCCAGACTGGCGATGCTGCCGCCCGCATGACGCGCATTCCCGCCGGGCATCCCGAGGGATTCTTTGAAGCCTTCGCCAACATCTATTCCGAGGCTGCTACGGCGATCCGTGCCCGGCGCAGCGGAGTCGGCCTGCCCGAAGGCGTTACCTTTCCGACCATCGATGATGGTGTCGAAGGCGTCGCCTTTGTCGATGCCTGCGTTCGCTCATCCAAACGCAATGCCGCTTGGGTGACGCTGTGA
- a CDS encoding sugar ABC transporter ATP-binding protein produces the protein MTAVLAARGVTRRFGPIQVLHGVDFDLTAGEVHALIGENGAGKSTMMKILGGYLTPSDGQLLLDGEAVNFSDQKQAEAAGILMIHQEFNLALQLTVEENIFLGREKKRGPFLDHKAMQDEARALLARLNCHVDPRARIRDLSVPNRQMVEIARALGRNARVLIMDEPTAVLTNRETDILLEQIDRLRSEGTAILYTSHKLDEIRRIADRVTVLRDGHPIVTRAAAGFTEDAMATAMVGRELSDLFPAKPVPQDDIVLDVQGLTVPGRVRDASFQLRRGEVLGFAGLVGAGRTELMEGIAGLRPATGTIRVNGSALKLGSVLAARQAGLVYLTEDRKDKGLLLGKSLTENLTLLALDRFGRIRIDKQAEDAALTDAIRDFDIRVNDRQMMAGSLSGGNQQKLLLAKTMLAEPQIVIIDEPTRGIDIGTKQQIYEFIAALAGQGKSVIVVSSELPEVIGLASRIIVMGRGYIAGELTGAEITESAILRLAMGAADAQKDIA, from the coding sequence GTGACAGCAGTGCTTGCGGCACGGGGTGTCACGCGACGCTTTGGCCCGATTCAGGTGCTGCACGGCGTCGATTTTGATCTGACGGCGGGCGAGGTCCATGCCCTGATCGGCGAAAACGGCGCTGGAAAGTCGACGATGATGAAAATCCTCGGCGGGTATCTGACGCCATCCGACGGGCAATTACTGCTGGATGGCGAGGCGGTCAATTTCAGCGACCAGAAACAGGCCGAAGCGGCGGGCATCCTGATGATCCATCAGGAATTCAACCTTGCGCTGCAACTGACGGTCGAAGAGAACATCTTTCTCGGTCGCGAGAAAAAACGTGGCCCCTTTCTGGATCACAAGGCGATGCAGGACGAGGCGCGTGCGCTGCTCGCCCGTCTGAACTGCCATGTCGATCCGCGCGCCCGCATCCGCGATCTGTCTGTGCCAAACCGCCAGATGGTCGAGATTGCCCGCGCCTTGGGTCGCAACGCCCGTGTGCTGATCATGGACGAACCGACCGCCGTTCTGACCAACCGCGAGACGGATATCCTGCTCGAACAGATCGACCGGCTGCGGAGCGAAGGTACGGCGATCCTCTATACCTCTCACAAGCTGGATGAAATCCGGCGCATTGCTGATCGCGTGACGGTGCTGCGTGATGGTCATCCGATTGTGACCCGCGCGGCAGCCGGGTTCACCGAGGATGCGATGGCTACCGCCATGGTGGGCCGCGAACTCAGCGATCTGTTTCCTGCCAAACCCGTGCCGCAGGACGATATCGTGCTGGATGTGCAGGGTCTGACTGTGCCGGGCCGGGTGCGCGATGCGTCGTTCCAACTGCGACGGGGCGAAGTGCTGGGCTTTGCCGGTTTGGTGGGCGCGGGGCGGACCGAGTTGATGGAGGGGATCGCCGGTTTGCGCCCAGCCACGGGTACCATTCGCGTCAATGGCTCTGCGCTGAAGTTGGGGTCGGTTCTGGCCGCGCGTCAGGCCGGGCTGGTCTATCTGACCGAGGACCGCAAGGACAAGGGCCTGTTGCTGGGTAAATCCCTGACCGAGAACCTGACGCTGCTGGCGCTCGACCGCTTTGGTCGGATTCGCATCGACAAACAGGCCGAAGATGCTGCACTGACTGACGCGATCCGGGACTTTGATATCCGCGTGAACGACCGTCAGATGATGGCCGGCAGTCTGTCGGGCGGCAACCAGCAGAAACTGCTGCTGGCCAAGACCATGCTGGCCGAACCGCAGATCGTTATCATCGACGAGCCGACGCGCGGCATCGACATTGGCACGAAACAGCAGATTTACGAATTTATCGCCGCGCTGGCGGGGCAGGGCAAGAGCGTCATCGTCGTCTCGTCGGAACTGCCCGAAGTGATCGGCCTTGCCTCGCGCATCATTGTCATGGGGCGCGGATATATCGCCGGGGAACTGACCGGGGCCGAGATCACCGAAAGCGCGATCCTCCGGCTCGCTATGGGTGCGGCTGACGCACAAAAGGACATCGCATGA
- a CDS encoding ABC transporter permease, giving the protein MSDTTTSSPPSRRSGLNLHVLGPVLALLALIALGAALNGNFLSYGNVTNVLARSAFIGIIAVGMTFVITAGGIDLSVGSMAAFVAGVMIMAMNAMIPALGVGVPLIIAGMGVALLAGLAAGLVNGFLIAKLGIEAFIVTLGSMGIYRSLVTWLADGGTLSLDFAARSFYRPVYYDGLLGIAWPILVFALVAILGELAMRHTPFGRHCAALGANEQVARYSAVKVDRTRMATYVLLGMLVGVATIMYVPRLGSASGSTGVLWELEAIAAVIIGGTVLKGGFGRVWGTVVGVLILSLIDNILNLASIVSPYLNGAIQGIIVILAVVLQREGKSAD; this is encoded by the coding sequence ATGAGTGACACGACCACATCCAGCCCGCCGTCGCGCCGAAGCGGCCTGAACCTGCATGTGTTGGGCCCGGTGCTGGCGCTCTTGGCGTTGATCGCATTGGGTGCGGCGCTGAATGGTAATTTCCTGAGTTATGGCAATGTGACCAACGTTCTGGCGCGCTCCGCCTTTATCGGCATCATCGCCGTGGGCATGACATTTGTGATCACCGCAGGCGGCATCGACCTGTCGGTCGGCTCCATGGCGGCCTTTGTCGCCGGGGTGATGATCATGGCGATGAACGCGATGATCCCTGCACTTGGCGTCGGTGTACCGCTGATCATCGCCGGTATGGGTGTTGCGCTGCTGGCCGGGTTGGCGGCGGGGCTGGTCAACGGCTTTCTCATCGCGAAACTGGGGATCGAGGCGTTTATCGTCACGCTGGGGTCGATGGGCATCTATCGCAGCCTTGTTACATGGCTTGCGGATGGGGGCACACTGTCGCTGGATTTTGCCGCGCGCAGCTTTTATCGTCCGGTCTATTATGACGGTCTGCTGGGCATAGCCTGGCCGATCCTGGTCTTTGCGCTGGTGGCAATCCTGGGCGAGCTGGCAATGCGCCACACACCCTTTGGCCGCCACTGCGCCGCCCTTGGCGCCAACGAACAAGTCGCGCGCTATTCCGCGGTCAAAGTCGACCGCACCCGCATGGCAACCTACGTTCTGCTGGGCATGCTCGTCGGCGTTGCGACCATCATGTATGTGCCGCGCCTTGGCTCGGCCTCTGGGTCCACCGGCGTGTTGTGGGAGCTTGAGGCCATCGCGGCCGTCATCATTGGCGGCACCGTGCTCAAAGGTGGCTTTGGTCGCGTCTGGGGCACTGTCGTTGGGGTGCTGATCCTTAGTCTGATCGACAATATCCTGAACCTCGCCTCGATTGTGTCGCCGTACCTGAACGGCGCAATCCAAGGCATCATCGTAATTCTCGCTGTGGTTCTGCAGCGCGAAGGCAAGTCCGCCGATTAA